A single Bacteroidales bacterium DNA region contains:
- a CDS encoding leucyl aminopeptidase, which produces MELTLQKVRERELDISVIYIAEKQADFSDYSFTTTELEYIKKQIKANKKAIDINSYFKWSYIRIIETEKPEYKAWEKMRKQASELYGTLKKNEHEEILIVDVSGRNKLVKAFLEGLLLSHYQFLKYKSDEGEKKNLLKRIQVLSEGIREEVLNELKILCTAVYQARDLVNEPPSRLNAVQLGEEFQRLAGEAGFTADVFNKKKIESLRLYGLLAVNRGSLDPPTFTVMEWKPDNSANEKPVVLIGKGIVYDTGGISLKPTSGMLDMKSDMAGGATVAGIMYAAARSELPVHLIGLVPATDNRPDGNAYTPGDVITMHSDKTVEVINTDAEGRMILADALSLAKQYDPEIVFDFATLTGSASLAIGPQGIVAMGNIARSIFDKVVESGDNTYERIVELPLWEEYNEMIKSDIADIKNAGGREAGAITAGKFLEHFTNYPWIHFDIAPTAYLDKNDAYRPKGGTGVGVRLMYDFLKNHKL; this is translated from the coding sequence CCTTTACTACGACTGAACTGGAATATATTAAGAAGCAAATCAAGGCGAATAAGAAAGCGATTGACATTAATTCCTATTTTAAGTGGTCGTACATTCGTATTATAGAAACTGAAAAACCGGAATATAAGGCTTGGGAGAAAATGCGGAAGCAGGCTTCGGAACTTTATGGCACGTTAAAGAAAAATGAACATGAGGAAATTCTGATTGTTGATGTTTCAGGGAGGAATAAACTGGTGAAAGCTTTTTTGGAAGGATTGCTATTAAGTCATTACCAGTTTCTGAAATATAAGAGCGATGAAGGAGAGAAAAAGAATCTACTGAAGCGGATTCAGGTGTTAAGTGAAGGGATAAGGGAAGAAGTTCTGAATGAACTGAAGATTCTGTGTACCGCAGTATATCAAGCCAGAGACCTGGTTAATGAGCCGCCTTCCCGTTTAAATGCAGTGCAGTTGGGTGAGGAGTTTCAGAGACTTGCCGGGGAGGCCGGATTTACTGCTGATGTATTTAATAAGAAAAAGATTGAAAGTTTACGCCTTTATGGCCTTCTTGCTGTGAACCGGGGTAGCCTGGATCCGCCGACATTTACTGTTATGGAATGGAAACCAGACAATTCCGCAAACGAGAAACCTGTTGTTTTAATAGGTAAGGGTATTGTATACGATACGGGTGGAATCAGTTTGAAACCTACGTCAGGTATGCTGGATATGAAATCGGATATGGCCGGCGGAGCCACAGTGGCAGGGATTATGTATGCTGCGGCCCGGTCGGAATTACCTGTGCATTTGATAGGACTGGTACCAGCTACGGATAATCGGCCTGATGGAAACGCTTATACGCCTGGTGATGTGATAACCATGCACAGTGACAAAACTGTGGAAGTTATCAATACCGATGCAGAGGGACGGATGATCCTGGCCGATGCCCTTAGTTTGGCAAAACAGTATGACCCTGAAATTGTGTTTGATTTTGCCACCCTAACCGGTTCTGCTTCTTTGGCTATAGGGCCTCAGGGAATTGTGGCAATGGGAAATATAGCCCGTTCGATCTTTGATAAGGTGGTTGAAAGTGGTGACAATACCTACGAAAGGATCGTGGAGTTACCCCTTTGGGAAGAATATAACGAGATGATTAAATCTGATATCGCAGATATTAAGAATGCTGGTGGCCGGGAGGCCGGAGCAATTACTGCCGGCAAATTTCTGGAACATTTTACAAATTATCCCTGGATTCATTTTGATATTGCTCCTACAGCCTATCTGGATAAAAATGATGCCTATCGCCCGAAAGGTGGAACTGGAGTTGGGGTTAGGCTCATGTATGATTTTCTGAAAAACCATAAATTATAG
- the pdxA gene encoding 4-hydroxythreonine-4-phosphate dehydrogenase PdxA — protein MDQEKIKVGITHGDINGIGYEIILKTLMDNRITEFCVPVVYGSAKVAAYHRKALDIKNFNLNIIKDASMANPNKPHVINCLDENIRVELGKSVVSAGKASVQALDKAVEDLKKGKIDVLVTAPINKENIQAENFNFPGHTEYLMEHFQADEVLMLMVSDVMKVGVVTGHLSLRQVPEVLTQDLILRKLNILNKSLLQDFKIRKPRIAVFGLNPHASDGGLLGKEENDIIIPAIQRAKESNIMAFGPYPADGFFGSRNLRKFDAILAMYHDQGLGPFKAISFDEGVNYTAGLNIVRTSPAHGTAYELAGKNEASPASFRNALFLALDIYKNRKEYEELSSSPLESQDKSDI, from the coding sequence ATGGATCAGGAGAAAATAAAAGTAGGAATTACACATGGCGATATAAATGGCATTGGCTACGAAATCATCCTGAAAACCTTAATGGATAATCGCATCACTGAGTTTTGTGTGCCTGTTGTATATGGTTCGGCGAAGGTTGCCGCATACCACAGAAAAGCTTTGGACATTAAAAATTTTAATTTGAATATTATAAAAGATGCCAGTATGGCAAATCCGAATAAGCCCCACGTGATCAATTGCCTGGATGAAAATATCCGGGTTGAGCTGGGAAAGTCTGTGGTTAGTGCGGGTAAGGCTTCTGTACAGGCCCTGGATAAAGCTGTAGAAGATCTGAAAAAAGGGAAGATCGATGTGTTGGTAACTGCTCCGATCAACAAGGAGAACATTCAGGCGGAGAATTTTAATTTTCCCGGTCACACCGAATATCTGATGGAACATTTTCAGGCTGATGAGGTCCTGATGTTAATGGTCAGTGATGTAATGAAAGTAGGAGTGGTAACGGGCCACCTTTCCTTAAGACAGGTTCCAGAAGTTTTAACACAGGATTTGATTTTAAGAAAGCTCAATATACTTAATAAATCGCTTTTGCAGGATTTTAAAATCCGAAAGCCCAGGATAGCTGTCTTTGGTTTAAATCCGCATGCCAGTGACGGAGGTCTTTTGGGAAAAGAAGAGAACGACATTATTATTCCTGCTATTCAGCGGGCCAAGGAAAGTAATATTATGGCTTTTGGACCCTATCCTGCGGATGGATTTTTTGGTTCGAGAAACCTCAGGAAATTTGATGCCATTCTGGCCATGTATCATGATCAGGGTCTTGGTCCTTTTAAGGCCATCTCCTTCGATGAAGGGGTGAACTATACCGCGGGACTGAATATTGTAAGGACTTCTCCTGCGCATGGTACTGCTTATGAGCTGGCCGGAAAGAATGAGGCATCACCTGCTTCATTCAGAAATGCTTTGTTCCTGGCCCTGGACATTTACAAGAACAGGAAAGAATACGAAGAGTTGTCTTCCAGTCCTTTGGAATCGCAGGATAAATCTGATATCTAA
- the queG gene encoding tRNA epoxyqueuosine(34) reductase QueG, whose translation MANEKQKNSALIKSRARSLGFLDCGISRAEFLDKESEQLKQWLNEGRHGHMQYMENYFDKRTDPTRLIDNAKSVISVIMNYFPEKQQRTDTYQIAKYAYGKDYHFVMKHMLKDLLKFIREEIAEVNGRPFVDSAPVMDKIWAQKGGLGWLGKNTNLISQKYGSFILIGELIIDLELEYDEPVKDYCGNCRRCIDACPTGALTEPYKIDASRCLSYLTIEHKKEIPQAFKGQYEDWIFGCDICQDVCPWNRKSRPHTHEDLNPHPDLLYLSRSEWENLSREHFKTMLKNSAVKRIKYEGLMKNINFLKDSEQ comes from the coding sequence ATGGCCAATGAAAAACAAAAAAACAGTGCATTGATTAAATCCAGGGCCCGCAGCCTTGGATTTTTGGATTGTGGTATTTCCAGGGCAGAATTTCTGGATAAGGAATCCGAGCAGCTAAAGCAATGGCTGAATGAGGGGCGACATGGCCATATGCAGTATATGGAAAACTACTTCGACAAAAGAACAGATCCTACGCGATTAATAGATAATGCCAAATCGGTAATTTCGGTAATTATGAATTACTTCCCCGAAAAACAGCAGAGAACCGATACTTACCAGATTGCAAAGTACGCCTATGGCAAAGATTACCATTTTGTGATGAAACATATGCTGAAAGATCTGCTGAAGTTTATCCGGGAGGAAATTGCCGAAGTCAATGGCAGACCTTTTGTTGATTCAGCGCCTGTTATGGATAAAATCTGGGCACAAAAAGGAGGTTTGGGATGGCTGGGTAAGAATACCAATCTGATATCCCAAAAATACGGTTCATTTATCTTAATCGGAGAACTCATCATCGACCTGGAACTGGAATATGATGAACCGGTAAAGGATTACTGCGGAAATTGCCGCAGGTGCATAGATGCCTGCCCTACCGGAGCACTTACCGAACCATACAAAATAGACGCTTCACGATGCCTATCCTATCTGACCATTGAGCACAAAAAAGAAATACCTCAGGCGTTTAAAGGACAATATGAAGATTGGATTTTTGGGTGTGATATTTGCCAGGATGTCTGCCCCTGGAACCGGAAATCCCGACCCCATACTCATGAAGACCTAAACCCGCATCCGGATCTGCTTTACTTATCCAGATCCGAATGGGAAAATCTCTCCCGGGAACATTTCAAAACAATGTTAAAAAATTCTGCAGTAAAGCGGATCAAGTACGAAGGGTTAATGAAAAACATCAACTTCCTGAAAGATTCTGAACAATAA
- a CDS encoding SUF system Fe-S cluster assembly protein, which yields MSDQKDYTALESKIINVLKNIYDPEIPVNIYDLGLIYNIDVDESNNVEIEMTLTAPNCPIADQILQEVEYQVKNIDGVNQAKVNLVFDPPWDKDMMSDEAKLELGLI from the coding sequence ATGAGTGATCAAAAAGATTATACGGCACTGGAAAGTAAAATTATCAACGTGCTAAAAAACATATACGATCCGGAAATACCTGTAAACATCTACGATCTGGGGCTGATCTATAATATTGACGTAGATGAAAGCAATAACGTAGAAATCGAAATGACCCTTACGGCGCCAAATTGTCCAATAGCAGACCAAATACTCCAGGAAGTGGAGTACCAGGTCAAAAATATTGATGGTGTTAACCAGGCTAAGGTCAATCTGGTCTTTGACCCTCCATGGGATAAAGACATGATGTCGGATGAAGCCAAGCTGGAACTTGGATTGATTTAA
- a CDS encoding SufE family protein yields MTVNKKQQEIVEEFALFDDWMDKYNYLIELSKELPEMDPREKTEENLIEGCQSKVWLHAEMDGDKLVFRGDSDAIITKGLVALLIKVLSGKKSEEIKDADLYFIDEIGLRENLSPTRSNGLLAMINKIKAYAMAYEFKQNQ; encoded by the coding sequence ATGACGGTAAACAAAAAACAACAAGAAATTGTCGAAGAATTTGCTCTGTTTGATGACTGGATGGATAAGTACAACTATTTGATTGAACTGAGCAAGGAGCTTCCTGAGATGGATCCACGGGAAAAAACAGAAGAAAACCTGATAGAGGGTTGTCAGTCAAAAGTATGGCTTCATGCAGAAATGGATGGAGACAAGCTGGTTTTTAGGGGAGACAGCGACGCCATTATCACCAAAGGCTTGGTTGCCTTATTAATTAAGGTGCTCTCCGGAAAAAAATCTGAAGAGATCAAAGATGCAGACCTCTATTTCATAGATGAAATCGGGCTAAGGGAGAATCTTTCACCCACGCGTTCCAACGGATTGCTGGCAATGATCAATAAAATAAAAGCCTATGCCATGGCTTACGAATTCAAGCAAAACCAATAA
- a CDS encoding cysteine desulfurase, which translates to MNQVKSFDIETIRKDFPILNQQIYNHPLIYFDNAATTQKPKPVIDKVNEIYSLKNSNIHRGVHYLSTQLTEEYENARKQVREFINARSTNEIIFTGGTTHSINAIAYSFGEKYVEEGDEIIIAELEHHANIVPWQVLCDRKNARLKVVPINDRGEIIMEEYEKMLSGNTKLVSINHISNSLGTINDVKKITALAHQKDIPVLVDGAQSVQHQTLDVQELDCDFFVFSGHKIYGPNGTGVLYGKEKWLEDLPPYQTGGEMIHKVTFERTTYNSLPFKFEAGTPNYVGAIGMAEALKYLHKIGVDAIADHEKALLEYATSRLRDIPGLTIYGTSERKIGVISFLIGNIHHYDTGMVLDKMGVAVRTGHHCNEPLMDHFGIEGTVRCSFAMYNTKDEIDHFYDALIKVNEMFG; encoded by the coding sequence ATGAATCAGGTGAAAAGCTTTGACATAGAAACCATTCGCAAGGATTTTCCAATCCTTAATCAGCAGATATACAACCATCCGCTAATTTACTTTGATAATGCTGCTACGACCCAAAAACCCAAACCGGTTATAGACAAGGTCAATGAAATTTACTCTCTGAAGAACAGCAATATACACCGGGGTGTTCATTATCTTAGCACACAACTCACCGAGGAGTATGAAAATGCAAGGAAGCAAGTCCGAGAATTCATCAATGCCCGAAGCACCAATGAAATCATCTTCACAGGCGGCACCACGCATTCAATCAATGCAATAGCCTATTCATTCGGAGAGAAATACGTGGAAGAGGGCGATGAAATTATCATAGCAGAACTGGAACACCATGCCAACATTGTACCGTGGCAGGTTCTTTGTGACAGGAAAAACGCCCGTTTAAAGGTAGTGCCCATCAATGACCGCGGCGAAATCATTATGGAAGAATATGAAAAGATGCTCTCCGGGAACACCAAACTTGTTTCCATAAACCACATATCCAATTCACTGGGGACAATCAATGATGTTAAAAAAATAACCGCCCTGGCACACCAAAAGGATATCCCCGTATTGGTAGACGGAGCTCAAAGTGTCCAGCATCAAACCCTGGATGTACAAGAATTGGACTGTGACTTTTTTGTCTTTTCCGGACATAAAATATATGGACCCAATGGAACGGGGGTCCTTTATGGTAAAGAAAAATGGCTGGAAGATCTTCCCCCTTATCAAACCGGGGGAGAAATGATCCATAAGGTCACGTTTGAGCGCACCACTTACAATTCCCTGCCTTTTAAGTTTGAAGCGGGCACTCCCAATTATGTGGGAGCTATTGGTATGGCGGAAGCATTAAAATATCTTCACAAGATAGGTGTAGATGCAATCGCGGACCATGAGAAAGCATTGCTTGAGTACGCCACCTCCCGGCTAAGGGATATCCCCGGATTAACCATTTATGGTACGTCAGAGCGAAAAATTGGCGTGATATCCTTTCTCATCGGGAACATCCACCATTACGATACCGGAATGGTGCTGGATAAAATGGGGGTTGCCGTCCGAACAGGACATCACTGTAATGAACCCCTGATGGACCATTTTGGTATTGAAGGGACCGTACGATGCTCTTTTGCTATGTATAATACAAAGGATGAAATAGATCACTTTTATGATGCGTTAATAAAAGTAAATGAAATGTTTGGATAA
- the sufD gene encoding Fe-S cluster assembly protein SufD — MGTDTKLDLKDRYTDYFYKNLEYLKDGLPTYINDKREKAIQNFQKNGFPHNKIEKYKYTDLNPAFEKNYRSYIQPKKIDFNLDDIFRCDVPELDTHVVLLLNGWFYENKTPRKELPNGVIISSFREAANNYPDLVKTHYNQYADSEDEGLTALNTAFAQDGVFIYVPEGTVMDKPVQIINLLMDEENGLSQHRNLFVIEEGGEAKIIVCDHTLSARNFLTNSVSEIFAGQNAHLQFNRVQNEHNGSTQISNIYLNQERDSNVVSNTITLHGGLVRNNFHMRLNGENCENHTLGLYMADRSQHIDNYVHIDHAYPNSRSNQLFKGILDDIATGAFTGKILVRRDAQKTEAYQANNNILLTDDAKMNSKPQLEIYADDVKCSHGGTSGQLNEDALFYLRSRGIPYKEAQLLLMYAFAHEIIGEINIEPLKERIHELVEKRLRGELSRCNYCEMHCGEPGKN; from the coding sequence ATGGGTACCGATACCAAATTAGATTTAAAAGACCGTTATACCGACTATTTCTATAAAAATCTTGAATATCTGAAAGACGGTCTTCCTACATATATCAATGACAAAAGGGAGAAAGCCATTCAAAATTTTCAGAAAAATGGATTTCCCCATAATAAAATTGAAAAGTACAAATATACTGATCTGAATCCGGCGTTTGAAAAAAATTACAGGAGTTATATCCAGCCTAAAAAGATTGATTTCAATCTCGATGATATCTTCAGGTGTGATGTACCTGAGCTGGATACCCATGTGGTGCTGTTGCTGAATGGCTGGTTCTATGAAAATAAAACACCCCGGAAAGAACTGCCCAATGGGGTGATTATCTCCAGCTTCCGTGAAGCAGCCAATAATTATCCGGATCTTGTAAAAACACACTATAATCAGTATGCCGATTCGGAAGATGAAGGCCTGACAGCCCTGAATACTGCTTTTGCACAGGATGGCGTTTTTATTTACGTGCCTGAAGGAACAGTGATGGACAAGCCTGTACAGATTATCAATCTATTAATGGACGAGGAGAACGGGTTGTCTCAACACAGAAACCTCTTCGTTATTGAAGAAGGCGGTGAAGCCAAAATCATTGTATGCGATCATACCCTTTCAGCAAGAAATTTCCTGACGAACTCAGTAAGTGAGATTTTTGCAGGGCAGAATGCACATTTGCAGTTTAACCGTGTGCAAAATGAGCACAACGGCTCTACACAAATATCCAATATATACCTGAATCAGGAAAGGGACAGCAATGTGGTATCCAATACCATAACCCTTCACGGAGGATTGGTTCGTAACAATTTTCACATGCGACTCAACGGTGAAAATTGTGAGAATCATACACTGGGGCTCTATATGGCCGACAGAAGCCAGCACATAGACAATTATGTGCATATAGACCATGCTTACCCCAACTCAAGAAGCAACCAGCTATTTAAAGGGATACTGGATGATATCGCAACCGGTGCATTCACCGGGAAAATTTTGGTTCGCCGGGATGCTCAGAAGACTGAGGCCTATCAGGCCAACAACAACATTCTCCTGACCGATGATGCCAAAATGAATTCCAAACCTCAGCTTGAAATTTATGCCGATGACGTTAAATGCAGTCATGGAGGGACCTCAGGGCAGCTAAACGAGGATGCATTGTTTTATCTCAGAAGCAGAGGCATACCCTACAAAGAGGCCCAATTGCTGCTGATGTACGCATTTGCCCACGAAATTATCGGTGAGATCAATATTGAACCCCTGAAAGAAAGAATTCATGAATTGGTGGAAAAACGCCTGAGAGGAGAACTTTCCAGATGTAATTACTGTGAAATGCATTGCGGTGAACCTGGCAAGAACTGA
- the sufC gene encoding Fe-S cluster assembly ATPase SufC encodes MLEIKNLHTAIEGNEILKGIDLKVNKGEIHAIMGPNGSGKSTLASVLAGRDLFEITEGEILYEGKNLLEMDPEERAKEGIFLGFQYPVEIPGVSMMNFLKTAINEQRKHKGLEPIKSSDFLKMVRKKKDLVQINSNLTNRSVNEGFSGGEKKRNEIFQMAMLNPKLSILDETDSGLDIDALRIVAHGVNTLKSDDNATIVITHYQRLLNYIIPDRVHVLYDGRIVKSGDKHLALELEDKGYEWLAKEVATK; translated from the coding sequence ATGCTTGAAATAAAAAATCTACATACAGCAATAGAAGGGAATGAAATATTAAAAGGGATCGATCTGAAGGTAAATAAAGGAGAGATTCATGCCATCATGGGTCCCAATGGTTCGGGTAAGAGTACGCTCGCTTCGGTTTTGGCAGGAAGGGACCTTTTTGAAATTACTGAGGGAGAAATCCTTTACGAAGGTAAGAACCTCCTGGAGATGGATCCCGAAGAGCGCGCAAAAGAAGGGATTTTCCTGGGATTTCAATATCCGGTGGAAATACCGGGAGTTAGTATGATGAACTTCTTAAAAACTGCCATAAACGAACAGCGCAAACACAAGGGTCTGGAACCCATTAAATCATCGGATTTCTTAAAAATGGTGAGGAAAAAAAAGGATCTTGTGCAGATCAATTCCAATCTTACCAATCGTTCGGTTAATGAAGGTTTTTCAGGGGGTGAGAAAAAGCGGAATGAAATTTTTCAAATGGCTATGTTGAATCCCAAGCTTTCAATACTTGATGAAACAGATTCGGGACTGGATATTGATGCCCTGAGAATAGTGGCTCATGGCGTAAATACCTTGAAATCGGATGATAACGCCACGATCGTGATAACTCACTATCAAAGACTTTTAAATTATATCATCCCGGACAGAGTACATGTTCTGTACGATGGCAGGATTGTTAAATCTGGTGACAAGCATCTCGCCCTCGAGCTTGAAGACAAAGGCTATGAATGGCTTGCAAAAGAAGTAGCTACTAAGTAA
- the sufB gene encoding Fe-S cluster assembly protein SufB, whose protein sequence is MAKDQDNILRHYTQNEYKYGWVTDIESDTIPKGLNEDVVRLISSKKNEPQFLLDFRLKAYRYWKEMEMPSWAHLRIPEINYQDIVYYSAPKQKAGPKSMEDVDPELKKTFDRLGIPIDEQKRLAGVAVDAVMDSSSVKTTFKEKLAEQGIIFCSFSEAVQNHPDLVKEYMGTVVPYTDNYFAALNSAVFSDGSFCYIPKGVKTPMELSTYFRINAANTGQFERTLIVAEDDSYVSYLEGCTAPIRDTNQLHAAIVEIVAKDNAHVKYSTVQNWYPGDKNGKGGIYNFVTKRGMAKGNNSKISWTQVETGSAITWKYPSVILMGDNAVGEFYSVAVTNNHQQADTGTKMIHIGKNTRSTIISKGISAGYSNNSYRGLVKVTKNAENARNFSQCDSMLMGDKCGAHTFPYIETNNKSAIVEHEATTSKIGDDQIFYCNQRGINEEDAIGLIVNGYAKEVINKLPMEFAVEAQTLLQISLEGSVG, encoded by the coding sequence ATGGCAAAAGATCAAGACAATATACTCAGACATTATACCCAGAATGAATACAAGTATGGATGGGTGACAGACATAGAGAGCGATACGATACCGAAAGGATTGAACGAAGATGTCGTCCGCCTGATATCAAGCAAGAAAAATGAACCGCAATTCCTTCTGGATTTCAGGCTTAAAGCTTATCGGTACTGGAAAGAAATGGAAATGCCCTCCTGGGCCCATTTGAGAATTCCTGAGATCAATTACCAGGATATAGTTTATTATTCAGCTCCGAAACAGAAAGCGGGACCGAAGAGCATGGAAGATGTAGATCCGGAACTGAAAAAAACGTTTGACCGGCTGGGTATACCCATTGATGAACAGAAGCGCCTGGCAGGTGTGGCGGTGGATGCTGTAATGGACAGCAGTTCGGTAAAAACAACCTTCAAAGAAAAACTGGCTGAACAAGGTATCATCTTCTGTTCATTCAGCGAAGCAGTGCAAAATCACCCGGATCTTGTGAAGGAATACATGGGAACGGTTGTACCTTACACAGACAATTATTTCGCAGCCCTTAATTCAGCTGTTTTCAGCGACGGTTCTTTCTGCTATATTCCCAAAGGGGTAAAGACTCCCATGGAGCTTTCCACCTATTTCCGAATCAATGCGGCTAACACGGGACAGTTTGAAAGAACCCTGATCGTGGCGGAAGATGATAGTTATGTAAGTTACCTGGAAGGATGCACAGCACCTATACGCGACACCAATCAACTACACGCAGCCATAGTTGAGATTGTTGCCAAAGACAATGCCCATGTAAAATACTCCACAGTGCAGAATTGGTATCCTGGAGACAAAAACGGGAAAGGCGGGATATACAACTTTGTCACCAAAAGAGGCATGGCTAAAGGCAATAACTCCAAAATCTCCTGGACTCAGGTGGAAACAGGTTCGGCCATCACCTGGAAATATCCCAGTGTAATATTGATGGGTGACAATGCGGTAGGAGAATTCTATTCGGTAGCTGTCACCAACAATCATCAGCAGGCAGATACCGGCACCAAGATGATCCATATAGGAAAAAATACCAGGAGTACCATTATTTCAAAAGGTATATCAGCGGGTTACAGCAATAACAGCTACAGAGGTCTGGTTAAAGTTACCAAGAATGCTGAAAATGCCCGGAATTTCTCCCAGTGCGATTCCATGTTGATGGGAGATAAATGTGGGGCACATACATTCCCCTACATCGAAACCAACAACAAAAGCGCCATCGTGGAACATGAAGCAACCACTTCTAAGATAGGAGATGATCAGATATTCTACTGCAATCAGCGAGGCATCAATGAAGAAGATGCAATTGGATTGATAGTTAATGGATATGCCAAAGAGGTAATCAACAAACTGCCCATGGAATTTGCAGTAGAAGCTCAAACGCTGCTACAGATCAGCCTTGAGGGAAGCGTGGGCTAA
- the thiL gene encoding thiamine-phosphate kinase translates to MAESENKNHRIHDLGEFGLIEHLTKNVKLNQKSSVRGIGDDAAVLNFSGKQTLVTSDLLLEGIHFNLMYTPLKHLGYKAVVINISDILAMNGTPSQILVSLGFSNRFDLNYIEELYEGIKLACEKYQVDMVGGDTSSSLTGMTINITAIGYAEAGKIVYRNTAQVNDIICTTGDLGAAYMGLQLLEREKEVFKSKPGVQPDLRGYDYILERQLKPEARSDMIRFFTEKELKPTAMIDISDGLASDLLHVCHQSDLGCKIFQDKIPIDKNTEEMAAEFDIEPLTAALNGGDDHELLFTISTDDYDKIKDEEEISPIGHMTSPDFGCYMISTSEHEIKLKAQGWRDNEE, encoded by the coding sequence ATGGCAGAGTCAGAAAATAAAAATCATCGCATACATGATCTTGGGGAATTTGGTTTAATCGAACATCTGACGAAAAATGTAAAATTAAACCAGAAAAGTTCAGTGAGGGGTATTGGTGACGACGCCGCGGTTTTGAATTTTTCAGGCAAACAGACATTGGTTACCAGCGATTTGTTATTGGAGGGCATTCATTTTAATTTGATGTATACGCCTTTAAAACACCTGGGATATAAAGCTGTTGTGATCAACATCTCCGATATTCTTGCCATGAATGGCACTCCATCTCAAATTCTTGTATCCCTGGGATTTTCCAACAGATTTGATTTAAATTATATAGAGGAGTTGTATGAAGGCATCAAGCTTGCCTGTGAGAAGTATCAGGTGGATATGGTAGGAGGCGATACCTCTTCTTCTCTAACAGGAATGACGATAAACATTACGGCCATTGGATATGCAGAGGCAGGGAAAATTGTATACAGAAATACTGCTCAGGTAAATGACATCATTTGTACAACGGGTGATTTGGGGGCTGCATATATGGGCCTGCAATTGCTGGAAAGGGAAAAGGAAGTTTTTAAGTCAAAACCCGGCGTTCAACCTGATTTACGGGGATATGACTATATTCTTGAGCGGCAGCTTAAGCCGGAAGCCCGGAGCGATATGATTCGGTTCTTCACTGAGAAAGAGTTAAAGCCTACTGCAATGATTGATATATCCGACGGCCTCGCTTCCGATCTTTTGCATGTCTGTCATCAATCGGACTTGGGATGTAAAATATTTCAGGATAAAATCCCCATTGATAAAAATACAGAAGAAATGGCTGCCGAATTTGATATTGAACCCTTAACAGCCGCATTGAACGGCGGTGATGATCATGAGTTGTTGTTTACTATCAGCACGGATGATTATGATAAAATTAAAGATGAGGAGGAAATTTCTCCTATAGGCCATATGACCAGCCCGGATTTTGGCTGTTATATGATTTCCACCAGCGAACATGAGATAAAACTAAAAGCACAGGGTTGGCGGGACAACGAAGA